Within Gouania willdenowi chromosome 24, fGouWil2.1, whole genome shotgun sequence, the genomic segment TTTCCTtcacaaatttaaaaacataaaaactacataaacccaaaaaaaaccccaactttttaaaaatcgaACAGATATTCTAAAAGCTACGATCTCAAGTGTTTTAAGCCAGGAAGAAAATGAAAGAGGAAATGCACATTAAGCTAAATTGTTGGCTCTGAAAATGCATTATTCCAGTTTTCAGGAGGTCATGTACCAATAACTATGCATTTAAATCTGCATCACTCCACCGACCTTTGGCCCGCAGGAGTGATTCCTTGTTGAAATGTAGCATTCTTTCTTTGGAAAAGACGACCATGGTCATGAAATCAAACTTAATTCCCCCCCAGTAGATAATTATTTTCTCCCAGTAAAGCTCACTCTTTCAGGGCAAGTTATTGCTCAATAAATACCAAACGTTTCATTTCTATCCAAAAGTGTGTCAACGCCTTGAGAGGATGTTAGGCTCTTCATGCAAGGAGCAGTTAGACTGAAAGCTACACCAGAAGAAGacatgttgcaaaaaaaaaaaactctttggaAATTACATTTCGTATTAGCGATGGTTTGAGTCTTATATAGGAtgctacaaaaaaacaaaatctgaCTTCTTACACTCTTAAATTACCTATAAAAAAGATCCTTTTAACTTAGTCATATAGTTGCATCAAAAATATTCAGATTACATTACTTTGACTCAAGTTTCAAATACAATACATAATTTATGGCTTTATAAGTtaaaattaaggaaaaaaaaaacgcctcaATCTACATCAAAGTATCATCCACaatgtacaagttaaattaATTGGTTTGAAGCTAATTTTGCTCTCCACACTTAGCGTAACATAATTGTTACTCTTACCACTTGCTACTCAGTGCTTAAGTTGCATCTTGATATATCATCGCAGTACAAAAACATGcttcgcaaaaaaaaaaaaacaaccttgatGAAATACAAACACTATACAAAAGAGACAGAGTTTCTTACAAATATCATGGAAGCATCCCTTAGCTCGTGGAATATAATAAAACTGGACTAAAGTCTCATCCACATGGGCCAAGTAAACCCAAATAgtcttttatttcattattgctGTGAGAATTACTCCCTTTGTAGTGCTTTGGTCAAAACACATTCCAGGAAGACAAGTTTGCACAAGTCTGgcctttgcttcttttaatctgttctttaaTTTCCAAGCGGAAGGTAGAGCTAGCTGAGAGCTCACAAAATCctcttttcatttaaaaaaaaaaaaaaaaaaaagctcttgtGCTTTCAAACTGTGacatcagttttttttgttttttttgcattgttctaAATCAATACGGCCTCCAGACGGCTTCATCCATGCGACCTCCAGGGTTGAGAATGGTTGGAGAGTTACTGTGGCTCCCGTCACCGTCCACCCCTCCCTCTGTTTGATTGGGCAGGTTAGGGTTCACCAAGGTGGTGCCCGTGGAGGCGCTAGTGCAAGGTGGGATCATCCGGGACGGAGAGCGATCCCCTCCTGGAACCATGGAGAACTGGTATGTGTTGGAGGAGGTCCCGTAGTAAAGATAGGGCGTGCTGCTGGTCTGGAAAGGTCCGCTCTGGTTCTGGGTGGAGCCCGGGTAGGGTGGAGGAAGGTAGGTGTGATAGTGGGCACTACCCAGTGACATGGCTGAGGTGACGGGTGGGGTGTAGGTGAAGGTGGCTGGGTAGTGCATTCGAGGGCTGGTGAAGCGGCTCTCTGTGAGGGAGGAAAGACCTGGGAACTGACGCTCGAACTGACCGGGGAACGGACTCAAGTCTGAAGAACCTGGAAAAGCACAAGAAATATACAGTTTTGTTAGCAATTCACGTCAAGAAAAGCACTATAATTGCACAGTTTGTGAGTTTGAATGGTATAATTGCGGTTTGGACGCCAATACTTAACACATTTTCTTGTAGAGTAATTTTATTTAGGAAACAATTCTCCTAAGAAATGAAATGGTAAACTGATGTGTGATTTCAAGCTTAATTTGTATCAAAACACTTAGAAAAGGTCATGATTTCTGTGTACAAGTTTGTGGGGCGGCAATTATCTCCAAAAGCTGTATTAATTAGATTAAGGAGCATTTTTCACGTCAACTCTTAAGCTAAACACTTGCACACACTGTATGCCTTAATATGTTTACACCCCTGCATATTTATGTTTCTGTGCGAGTTGGCGCATGTTTGTGTTTAACTGCATGCAAATCCGCGTGTTAAGatggtgtgtgagtgtgtgttgagggtggtggtggtgtgtgaATACTGTATGCACATGAAAAAGCAGTTGGGATGAATCAGGAGCTGCACATGTGGAAACACTTTGAGCAGAAACAGTTTCCATGAGATCCATAATGAGGCAGGGCTGAGCTCTGATGTGGCTCCTCTCCTCGCCTCCCATCGGCtccagcatgtgtgtgtatgtgtgtgtccgcacgcacgcacacgcgcgaGCGAGCAAGGCGAGGAGGGAAGGAGAGTCGAGAAGGAGCTGCTCCATCTCACCCTTCATTCCTCTTTTCGCTTCATCCCTTTAAAAAATACCCCAAAACCACTAACTGGTTGTGGCGAGCTTCGCGCTGGGCGAAGAGTTTAAGGAGAGAATAGGAGCCCCCTTTTTCTTCCCTCCCGTCTCTTCTTGGTGGTTTAACCCAACCGTAGCCCTCTTATCATAAATCACCAGGCGTCTTCCGTGTCACCATGTCTGCTGCGAGAGGACAGGGGGTGGcgtgaaggaggaggaggcggtGAAGGGACACCCGAAGAAATGCTACGTCGGATTTGTCGCTATAGCCTCGCGTAGCATATGCTGCCAATTAAGACCATTACACTTCCTCTTTCCATGAGATCCATTAAAGTTCAGGAAAAATAGCAGATCGGCTTTACTGTACACGCATTTTGATCTGTTGTCTGACTGATAGGACTTCctgcttgtgtttttcttgctgGATCTGCATAAGAGTTCAAAACGTGCTGTAAGGACAAGTTTGACTATAATTGCCCTCttcagaaaatgcaagtgaggatgcataagCTGAACCcgtcagagtcagtataaccctcagTATAACGCCTCAgtgtcagtataaccctcagtataacccctcagagtcagtataaacCTCACTATAATCCCTTGGAGTCAGTATAGCACTAAGtttaacccctcggagtcagtatatcCCTTAGTATTTCCTCTTgcagtcagtataacccctcagagtcagcaTATCCCTCAGAATATCTCcttggagtcagtataactcctGGGAGTCCGTGTAACTCCTCAGAGTCAGAGTCGGTATCAGCCTCAGTTTAACCCCCCAAAGTCAGTATATCCCTCAGCATTTCCCcttggagtcagtataactcctgggagtcagtataacccctcggagtcagtataaccctaagtttaacccctcggagtcagtatatcCCTCAGCATATTCCCTTGGAGTCCGTGTAACCCCTTAGAGTCAGTATAAGTCTCAGtttaacccctcagagtcagtataactcctcTGAGTCAGTATTACGTTACAGTAAACTGCATAAATGAATGACCAACAGCAGGGGGCACTGTGTTCATTGTTTCGAAAGGATTgattgagaaaataaaaatgtcattttgccaaataatcaaaaatgttaaacttaCAAAAACTCCAGAAGATTGCAGGAGTGTCCTTAGTAAACACTAGTGAGGATACTATACATACACTAATTAATACACTCAGCTAAACCCTATCATGATGCTGTCTATTTCTATTTCAACAGCTCCGAGCATCCATTCTGTGATCGGGATTGACTGTCAAAACTGAGAGTTTTCAAGCTGCACTCAATAAGGGCGAGGCGGGCGGAGTGTTTGCGCATCCATATCAGCTTCTGCTTGTACTTGTCGGGATGATCTGTGAAGGGATCCAGTTACAGAGCAGCCTTGGCGAGGTGTCAAAGGGATCTGCAGAGATCTGAGAACCTTACTCACATCACTTAGGGCGCATTAAGTGCTGGAGGTGTGCGAGCGGGGGGCGAGTGGGGGCAAAGCCCGAAGACGGAAGTTTGAACCACCTGTGCACGGACTCATGCATGTGTCACTTTGAGCAACAGAGGCCAACGCTGGAGAGATGAAAGCGAGCGAGGCGGCGCTAATCAAAGCCGACAAAGGCAGCTGGATGGATTTTAAAACCTTTCTAATGCGCAGTCACACCGCTGCATCACTTAATCTATCACCTTTTGCTTGGGgcgcacacataaacacacattcacaaaaGAGAGGGAGGTAGGAAAGCACagggaaaaacagaagaaagaagagcaggaaaaacaaaaaaaaacggacagaaagtCAAACAGGTGTAGGAGCAACTCGTCGGCAGCATGTTGGGATTTAAAGGATCTTTCACATAAAGGAGGGGGCGGGGACTGAGACAAATTGAAACAAAGATGCTGCCGTTACTGGAAACACACTGGCTAATGcgattacccacaatgccttgtgAGAGTACCACTGTAAAGAAGCTTTATTTGTCAGTCACAAGCCTGTTATTATCCCTGGGCCTGTTATTACCCATACTGCTCTGAGATCAAAGGAGAGGAATTTGGATAAAAGGAAacaattgtttctttttctttcaattCGATCCAAAAAGCTCTAAATAGACAGTTCAAATAATTAAAAGGCTTGTCAGATTTTTCTCAGTTTCACTTGTTATCTGAATTATTACTGCCAAATTACACTTCTCACTCATCCTCACTCCTCCTACTATACCGGCTGAATGTTGCATccgggttggggtcaattacatgtttcaattacaattacgccttCCATtaaccatgtttaattacaagtacattacaattatggtgaccagcattttatccaattacaactaatatgaaaattattgttttttattgtttttattgttggaagtcaattacaattacattctcaattactcaagtccaattacaattaatcacaattactgagcgtgAAATACAATTCATAACCCCATATAacttaactttcctcttgtggtAGCCTTCTGTTATCATCTGTTATGATAAAGAgtcggttttgacccatgttttaaatcagctgtaaaatattatttatcatccatttgtttctcatctcttggttaccttgttaggcttcctcatccatgaaaatattggtatcaatttttttggtgtgggcatctaaTTATACCCCTcgattaaatattgttttaaatggtaaaatgaggTAGTGGGAAAcattgatctgaaacatatttataCAACTGTTAGCTATGTATGTGTAatccatagaactgtaacatgcaGTAATGGAATGGCCAATGTTTAGTGGAGGCAAACATGCTAACAAGGGGCCAAAAATGGtcgaaaagtggcaaaaacgtggcaagaaaagagtgtaaagtgactaaaatgggccaaaagtggtcaaaagtgcccaaagtggcaaaaaaagagGAACCAGTTGGTGAAAGGTagtttaaatgagcaaaatgtggcaaacaatagttaaaaagggcaaaaatgtggaacaaaaaaaagcaaaatgtagggtaaaaaggaaacaagtggtatttatttggcaaaagttagcttatttgaatggaaattggccaaaaaagttaaagaaaggacaaaaaatgtataaaagtgtcaaaagaaatttgcaaaaatgaaccaaaaaagaggaaaaaattattagcaaaaggagctaaaatctgaaaaaaagtgtcaaaactttttgaaaaggggcaaaaatgggacaaaggaagtggaAAAATAACCAAACTAAATAGGTAagaaggggttaaaaagtttcccccttttaaggttttgtgggaaataataataataatcactgaCTATATATTGGCTTCTACGTGACGTCGCTGATAATGTAATTAattggtctggacagaaaatgccagggctgaattttggtcccagtccacccctggcaacatggttccacagttttgtgtttcattaaattgtaattgacaaatTTCATGTAATTACATgccaattacgattacaaagtAAGTTATCTGAACtctattacaactgaattacaattacaacagcaccagatgttttcaattacaattataggtgtaataatgtcataattgtaattaattatcaattacacggtTACCattctaattgaccccaaccctgattgcaTCTGAATTGATTGTGGAAGATCATGACACAGGGTGAGAAGCGTTTCTACCTGGCAATCGTCTAGGCACGTCACTGATGGCGGGCAGGCCAGTGCCTCGGCTGGAGGAGAGAGGGGTGGTGGAGTGGACTGAGGGGGACGCCATTGGACTCAGGTAGGACGGATACGTCTGTTCGTATGACCAGGGAGGAGAGGACTGGGACTGGCGAGGGTCTGATGGTGGAGAAAGAGGGCAAGGCAAAGAGAACAGGTATTCAAGGAGAAGCCAAAGGAAGGTATGaaggacacaaaaaacaaacagaggaataataaaagaataattacCAGTGGGCTTGTTCAAGTGGTCCaattatttttgctccattttaaCTCAATTATATTGAGCAAGTGCAGGCATTATTAGTTTTATCTGTCTCTCCGTACTTGTTTTTACAACTACAGGTAAATATCAGTTGGCTGAAGTTATGCAACATCCTCCATTATGACACATCCGATGTTTACCTTTAAAAGAAGATATACCCGTTTCCCTACTGAGCATTTTAAATACAGTATACTCATGTGTGGCATGGTAGAACAGAAGAAAGCATGTGCagtaagtaaataaaagctTGATCACAGTCAAGGGATATTAATCAGGAAGTCAGTATTTGCACAATAAATATGTTGCATCAGAATAAAACTAATCaaaatgaacttttctgtgaTTATGGTACTATTTCTATTGGTCAATTCCATTAAGCccggggtgtcaaactaattttgggccaggggccaaatacggccaggggccaaatacggagaaaaatgagtaaattattcattattgtgctctagtttgcacttccacgtataaataaattataaaatatgtacggcactgataatatccagatattcactttaaatgtatttgattttgtgacccacttttatgtaatttggggaaatattgtggaatattagaaataaataataataataaagaaaattgcAGATTTGGGAAAAATCAAGAGTTCTTTTAACAGTTTGAGATTAAAACTGACTGCCATCATGGGATATAAGCATGGAGggaaattattaatattaatattgtggagtttcattgaatttgtgaaatGATTTGGAGATATCTAGCTGAGCTATCTACAGATGAATTAGTTTAATTTGCACAATAATAATTGATATattctctgacttttttactttctgctgCAGGCTGAAATatatgctctgaagggccagatttggcccccgggccatgagtttgacacttgtgcaTGAAGGGATCCGAACACAAAAATCTGCCATAAATGCAAA encodes:
- the runx2b gene encoding runt-related transcription factor 2b isoform X3, giving the protein MASNSLFSTVTPCQQNFFWDPSATRRFSPPSSSLQPVPGKMNDVSSPVGQPDAAVPRLRPHENRSMAEIIADHPAELVRTDSPNFLCSVLPSHWRCNKTLPVAFKVVALGDIPDGTVVTVMAGNDENYSAELRNASGVMKNQVARFNDLRFVGRSGRGKSFTLTITVFTNPPQVATYHRAIKVTVDGPREPRNPRQSQSSPPWSYEQTYPSYLSPMASPSVHSTTPLSSSRGTGLPAISDVPRRLPGSSDLSPFPGQFERQFPGLSSLTESRFTSPRMHYPATFTYTPPVTSAMSLGSAHYHTYLPPPYPGSTQNQSGPFQTSSTPYLYYGTSSNTYQFSMVPGGDRSPSRMIPPCTSASTGTTLVNPNLPNQTEGGVDGDGSHSNSPTILNPGGRMDEAVWRPY